One part of the Lotus japonicus ecotype B-129 chromosome 2, LjGifu_v1.2 genome encodes these proteins:
- the LOC130740896 gene encoding casein kinase II subunit alpha-2, which produces MSKARVYTDINVLRPKEYWDYESLTVQWGDQDDYEVVRKVGRGKYSEVFEGINVNSNERCIIKILKPVKKKKIKREIKILQNLCGGPNIVKLLDIVRDQHSKTPSLIFEYVNSTDFKVLYPTLTDYDIRYYIYELLKALDYCHSQGIMHRDVKPHNVMIDHELRKLRLIDWGLAEFYHPGKEYNVRVASRYFKGPELLVDLQDYDYSLDMWSLGCMFAGMIFRKEPFFYGHDNHDQLVKIAKVLGTDELNAYLNKYHLELDPQLDALVGRHSRKPWSKFINPDNQHLVSPEAIDFLDKLLRYDHQDRLTAREAMAHPYFSQVRAAESSRMRTQ; this is translated from the exons ATGTCGAAGGCGCGTGTTTACACCGACATCAATGTTCTTCGTCCCAAAGAGTATTGGGATTACGAGTCTCTCACCGTTCAATGGGG TGATCAAGATGATTACGAGGTTGTGCGAAAAGTGGGAAGGGGGAAATATAGCGAGGTTTTTGAAGGCATAAATGTTAATAGCAATGAGCGCTGTATAATCAAGATTCTCAAGCCTGTCAAGAAGAAAAAG AttaaaagagagataaaaatacttCAGAACCTTTGTGGAGGCCCAAATATTGTCAAGCTTCTTGATATTGTCAGAGACCAACATTCAAAAACTCCTAGCTTGATATTTGAGTATGTCAACAGTACAGACTTCAAAGTTTTGTATCCAACCTTGACTGATTATGACATACGCTATTACATATATGAGCTCCTAAAG GCCTTGGATTACTGTCATTCTCAAGGCATAATGCATAGAGATGTCAAGCCTCATAATGTTATGATAGATCATGAGTTGCGGAAACTTCGCTTGATAGATTGGGGTCTTGCTGAATtttatcatcctggaaaggaaTATAATGTTCGAGTAGCTTCAAG ATATTTTAAGGGGCCTGAGCTTCTAGTTGATTTGCAAGACTATGACTACTCATTAGACATGTGGAGCCTCGGCTGCATGTTTGCTGGAATG ATATTTCGCAAAGAGCCTTTCTTTTATGGTCATGACAACCATGATCAGCTTGTCAAAATAGCTAAG GTACTTGGAACTGATGAACTGAATGCATATCTTAATAAGTATCATCTGGAGCTTGATCCTCAACTTGATGCACTTGTTGGAAG GCACAGTCGCAAGCCCTGGTCTAAATTTATCAATCCTGATAATCAGCACCTTGTGTCTCCTGAG GCAATTGATTTTCTTGATAAGCTCCTTCGGTATGATCACCAGGACAGGCTAACAGCAAGAGAAGCAATG GCACATCCTTATTTTTCTCAAGTAAGGGCAGCAGAAAGTAGCAGAATGAGGACACAGTAA
- the LOC130740897 gene encoding ribonuclease III domain-containing protein RNC1, chloroplastic isoform X2, protein MPEVYRVLFEVFGMDPDAEDCQPRLRRQLEDVDYVSTELETKLSWQDIVTYKPPPDALFAHPRLFRACVPPGMHRFRGNIWDFDCKPQVMKALGYPLEMTDRIQEITEARNIELGLGLQLCFMHPSKYKFEHPRFCFERLEYVGQKIQDLVMAERLLMKHLDAPGMWLQERHRRVLMNKHCGRYLRAKHLHGFMIYHETVQDSYERNRRRRNPASTAVHQALHGLSYLVYGKRDVRRLMFEVFDVEQTQPKEVS, encoded by the exons ATGCCAGAAGTGTACCGTGTTCTTTTTGAAGTCTTTGGAATGGATCCAGATGCTGAGGATTGCCAGCCTAGGTTGCGCAGACAACTTGAAGATGTGGATTATGTATCAACTGAGTTAGAAACCAAGCTCAGTTGGCAAGATATAGTTACATATAAG CCTCCTCCAGATGCTCTGTTTGCACATCCAAGACTGTTCAGAGCTTGTGTTCCCCCAGGCATGCATCGGTTCAGAGGAAATATCTGGGATTTTGATTGCAAACCCCAAGTTATGAAAGCACTTGGATATCCATTAGAAATGACTGACAGGATACAAGAAATTACTGAAGCCAGGAACATAGAGCTTGGACTCGGATTGCAG CTTTGTTTCATGCATCCATCAAAGTACAAATTTGAGCATCCTCGATTTTGCTTCGAGAGATTAGAATATGTTGGGCAAAAGATACAG GATTTGGTTATGGCTGAGAGATTATTGATGAAGCATTTAGATGCTCCGGGGATGTGGCTACAAGAGAGACATCGTCGCGTTCTTATGAACAAACACTGTGGAAGATATTTGAGGGCCAAACATCTCCACGGTTTTATGATATATCATGAAACGGTTCAAGACTCTTATGAGCGCAACAGGAGAAGGAGAAACCCAGCCTCAACAGCTGTTCACCAAGCTCTTCATGGGCTTTCATATCTTGTATATGGGAAACGTGATGTGAGACGTTTGATGTTTGAAGTTTTTGACGTTGAGCAGACCCAACCTAAAGAAGTCTCatag
- the LOC130740897 gene encoding ribonuclease III domain-containing protein RNC1, chloroplastic isoform X1, whose product MWHASSPYPTLLSPNSKPKPCNSTQHPKPCYPWSQNRYQNPPINQINPPSSTNILQFSPHLMELSSSFLLSPKPCSSPSSNYSFSSSISPFPIQILIKNPQSRNPSFRILAVAVDPTKELSKNSPQRLLKELAERKKITSPKKGPPRRFILRPPLDDKKLAERFLNSPQLSLKSFPLLSSCLPSTRLNNADKLWIDEYLLEAKQALGYSLEPSETLGDDNPAKQFDTLLYLAFQHPSCERTKARHVRSGHSRLLFLGQHVLELALCEFFLQRYPRESPGPMRERVYGLIGKRSLPKWIKAASLQNLVFPYDDIDKMLRKDKEGPIKSVFWALFGAIYLCFGMPEVYRVLFEVFGMDPDAEDCQPRLRRQLEDVDYVSTELETKLSWQDIVTYKPPPDALFAHPRLFRACVPPGMHRFRGNIWDFDCKPQVMKALGYPLEMTDRIQEITEARNIELGLGLQLCFMHPSKYKFEHPRFCFERLEYVGQKIQDLVMAERLLMKHLDAPGMWLQERHRRVLMNKHCGRYLRAKHLHGFMIYHETVQDSYERNRRRRNPASTAVHQALHGLSYLVYGKRDVRRLMFEVFDVEQTQPKEVS is encoded by the exons ATGTGGCACGCTTCATCACCTTATCCAACCCTTTTGAGTCCAAACTCCAAACCAAAACCCTGCAACTCAACACAACACCCCAAACCCTGTTATCCATGGTCTCAAAACCGATACCAAAATCCAccaatcaatcaaattaatccACCTTCTTCAACCAACATTCTTCAATTCTCACCACATCTAATGGagctctcttcctccttcttacTCTCCCCAAAACCATGCTCATCCCCATCCTCTAACTACTCCTTCTCATCTTCCATCTCTCCATTTCCAATTCAAATCCTCATCAAAAACCCCCAATCTCGAAACCCTAGCTTCCGCATTCTCGCGGTGGCCGTAGACCCGACGAAGGAACTCTCCAAGAACAGCCCTCAGCGCCTTCTCAAGGAGCTCGCGGAACGGAAGAAAATCACTTCACCGAAGAAGGGACCACCGCGAAGATTCATCTTGAGACCACCATTAGATGACAAGAAATTAGCAGAAAGATTCCTCAACAGCCCGCAGCTTTCTCTCAAATCGTTCCCTCTGTTGAGTTCTTGCTTACCCTCCACGCGCCTCAACAATGCAGACAAGTTGTGGATTGATGAGTACTTGCTTGAAGCTAAGCAAGCTCTCGGGTACTCGCTCGAGCCATCGGAGACGCTCGGGGATGATAATCCGGCGAAGCAGTTTGATACTTTGCTGTACTTGGCGTTTCAGCATCCTTCTTGTGAGAGGACGAAGGCGAGGCACGTGAGGTCGGGGCATTCGAGGTTGTTGTTTCTGGGGCAGCACGTGCTTGAATTGGCGCTGTGTGAATTCTTCTTGCAGAGGTATCCGAGGGAGTCGCCGGGGCCGATGAGGGAGAGAGTGTATGGTTTGATTGGGAAGAGGAGCTTGCCTAAGTGGATTAAAGCTGCTAGCTTGCAGAATTTGGTGTTTCCATATGATGATATTGATAAGATGTTGAGGAAGGATAAGGAGGGACCTATAAA GTCGGTCTTTTGGGCTTTGTTTGGGGCAATCTATCTTTGTTTTGGTATGCCAGAAGTGTACCGTGTTCTTTTTGAAGTCTTTGGAATGGATCCAGATGCTGAGGATTGCCAGCCTAGGTTGCGCAGACAACTTGAAGATGTGGATTATGTATCAACTGAGTTAGAAACCAAGCTCAGTTGGCAAGATATAGTTACATATAAG CCTCCTCCAGATGCTCTGTTTGCACATCCAAGACTGTTCAGAGCTTGTGTTCCCCCAGGCATGCATCGGTTCAGAGGAAATATCTGGGATTTTGATTGCAAACCCCAAGTTATGAAAGCACTTGGATATCCATTAGAAATGACTGACAGGATACAAGAAATTACTGAAGCCAGGAACATAGAGCTTGGACTCGGATTGCAG CTTTGTTTCATGCATCCATCAAAGTACAAATTTGAGCATCCTCGATTTTGCTTCGAGAGATTAGAATATGTTGGGCAAAAGATACAG GATTTGGTTATGGCTGAGAGATTATTGATGAAGCATTTAGATGCTCCGGGGATGTGGCTACAAGAGAGACATCGTCGCGTTCTTATGAACAAACACTGTGGAAGATATTTGAGGGCCAAACATCTCCACGGTTTTATGATATATCATGAAACGGTTCAAGACTCTTATGAGCGCAACAGGAGAAGGAGAAACCCAGCCTCAACAGCTGTTCACCAAGCTCTTCATGGGCTTTCATATCTTGTATATGGGAAACGTGATGTGAGACGTTTGATGTTTGAAGTTTTTGACGTTGAGCAGACCCAACCTAAAGAAGTCTCatag
- the LOC130737260 gene encoding uncharacterized protein LOC130737260: MKILSWNCRGLGNLRAVRALKRLIHSKVPDVVLVMETRLYESEVLRHRGIGGLHNVFPVQCAGQGRSRAGGLCLFWGSEVEVEVISASLHHILFKIFHSEDRTEMRCLGVYGFPDERKKATWDLVRRFTPDSSIPFMCFGDFNDILSPADKLGGDPPDIDRLQEVSQACADCELHEVDFLGYRFTWSNKRKKPDTIEERLDYALINEAWGDLWPLWLQEGDECAEVVTETWERMRGDLPEKISQVGSVLQGWGKEKFGDLPRKISDQRGLLERLQRSDQTDEVVESTKEAERFLDSLLEQEEVLWAQRSRASWLKLGDRNTGFFHQKASQRRRRNLIELLKDDNGRKYEDDRDISRVLTEYFGTLFSTSSPVGVEETTALVAGRLSPAHLEILADPFTKEDVEEALFQMHPTKAPGLDGLPALFYQRFWSVIGDDVAQFCLEILSGARSPGTINQTLLVLIPKVKKSVHANQFRPISLCCVIFKIITKTIANRLKLILPDIICHSQSAFVPGRLITDNALIAFECFHYMKKKINGRNGIMALKLDMSKAYDRIEWPFLRSVMEKMGFPLCWVNLIMSCVSTVNFSIMLNGNPQPQFAPGRGLRQGDPLSPYLFILCGEVFSALIERQMLSGGLHGLKIARSAPAISHLLFADDSIIFSRASVHEAECVKNILRTYEQASGQVINLDKSMLSGSRNVHENCLNELTQLLGVKAIESFDKYLGLPTIIGKSKTQIFNFVKERVWKKLKGWKEKSLSRAGREVLIKSVAQAIPSYVMSCFILPDGICADIDRMIARFFWGGDVSRRGLHWTKWGNLCKSKCEGGLGFRDFKAFNEALVAKNWWRIYMYPDSLLGRVFKAVYFPSVTILEARKGYRPSYAWSSILKAGGKIEGGLRWRVGDGTKINLLLDKWLPDGSPLVYRQETVEDLRLEKVADLIDNGRWKVELIQEAFSPLTAQKILAIPLANQGNVDSIYWFDSTNGIYVCKSGYNFIRSLVAREEASTSSGPLLQAKLWRRFWASPALPRCKEVAWRAVQNFLPMRGELVKRGMQLDPCCPFYETEVETCGHLFLKCPAVERVWFASDLAIRTESFSSVHALMVAVLEEDDVDFIAAVQQLMYVIWEARNSMVFNGRKLDVGDVLRRSSMLKPWDDGIHIPQSLTASRPANWKRPEEGIVKINFDASVKNEIGGLGMVARDSHGAILGAAALYPVSVISPLLGEACGFRWALKLATEFGFRSVCFETDCLQLFEWWKKGSIGLSYLDTIVRECHLFTSAFSYFRFTFVRRSGNLVADFLARNASNFPNSVWVEEVPHDVDHLVINDALASSPDLI, from the exons atgaAGATTCTATCGTGGAACTGCCGTGGGCTTGGGAACCTGCGGGCAGTACGGGCTCTGAAAAGGCTCATCCACTCTAAAGTTCCTGATGTGGTACTTGTTATGGAAACTAGGCTATATGAGTCGGAGGTTTTGAGACATAGAGGGATTGGTGGTTTGCACAATGTTTTCCCAGTTCAGTGCGCAGGACAAGGGAGATCCAGAGCTGGAGGGTTATGTCTTTTTTGGGGAAGTGAAGTTGAAGTTGAGGTAATATCAGcttctttacatcatattttgTTTAAGATTTTTCATTCTGAGGATAGAACAGAGATGAGGTGCTTGGGAGTTTATGGTTTCCCGGATGAGAGGAAGAAAGCAACTTGGGATTTGGTTCGTCGGTTCACGCCAGACAGCTCTATTCCTTTTATGTGTTTTGGTGACTTTAATGACATCCTCTCCCCGGCAGATAAACTGGGAGGGGACCCCCCTGATATTGATAGATTACAGGAGGTGTCTCAGGCATGTGCTGATTGTGAGTTGCATGAGGTTGATTTTTTAGGTTACCGGTTCACTTGGTCAAATAAGAGGAAGAAGCCTGACACAATTGAAGAGAGATTAGATTATGCTCTTATTAATGAGGCGTGGGGAGATCTATGGCCA TTGTGGTTGCAGGAAGGGGATGAATGTGCTGAGGTGGTGACCGAAACATGGGAAAGAATGAGGGGAGATCTACCCGAAAAAATTTCTCAGGTGGGGTCGGTCCTACAAGGGTGGGGAAAGGAAAAATTTGGAGATTTGCCGCGAAAAATTTCAGATCAGAGAGGCCTTCTAGAGAGACTTCAGAGGAGTGATCAGACTGATGAGGTGGTGGAGAGCACCAAGGAGGCCGAAAGGTTTTTAGATAGTTTGCTTGAGCAAGAGGAGGTCCTGTGGGCACAGAGATCCAGAGCATCTTGGCTAAAACTGGGAGACCGAAACACTGGTTTCTTTCATCAGAAAGCTTCACAGCGGCGGCGCAGGAACCTGATTGAGCTTCTCAAAGATGATAATGGGAGGAAATATGAGGATGACAGGGACATTTCTAGAGTGTTGACAGAGTATTTTGGGACTTTGTTCTCCACTTCTTCTCCAGTAGGGGTGGAAGAAACGACTGCACTTGTGGCTGGGCGGTTATCACCAGCTCATCTGGAGATTCTAGCAGATCCGTTCACAAAGGAAGATGTTGAGGAGGCTTTATTTCAGATGCATCCGACGAAGGCTCCAGGTCTAGACGGACTGCCAGCTCTTTTCTATCAGAGATTCTGGTCAGTAATAGGAGATGATGTGGCTCAGTTTTGCTTGGAGATTCTCAGTGGTGCGAGATCACCAGGTACAATTAACCAGACTTTGCTTGTTTTAATTCCTAAGGTGAAAAAGTCTGTGCATGCAAACCAATTTAGACCAATTAGTTTATGTTGtgtgatttttaaaattattacaaaAACAATTGCAAATCggttaaaattgattttgcctGATATCATATGTCATTCGCAAAGTGCGTTTGTACCTGGTAGATTGATTACAGACAACGCTTTAATTGCTTTCGAATGTTTTCattatatgaagaagaaaataaatggcCGGAATGGCATAATGGCTTTGAAATTAGACATGTCGAAAGCGTATGACAGAATTGAGTGGCCTTTTTTGAGGTCGGTGATGGAAAAAATGGGCTTCCCACTTTGTTGGGTGAATTTGATTATGAGCTGTGTTTCTACAGTTAATTTTTCTATTATGTTAAATGGCAATCCGCAGCCACAGTTTGCACCCGGAAGAGGGTTGCGACAGGGTGACCCGTTATCCCCTTATCTGTTCATCCTATGTGGTGAGGTTTTTTCTGCACTAATTGAGCGACAAATGTTGTCTGGTGGCCTTCATGGTCTAAAAATTGCACGTTCTGCACCTGCTATTTCTCACCTTTTGTTTGCAGATGATAGTATAATTTTTTCCCGTGCAAGTGTTCATGAAGCAGAAtgtgtaaaaaatattttgcGAACATATGAACAAGCATCGGGACAAGTGATTAACCTGGATAAATCAATGCTTTCGGGTAGCCGAAATGTGCATGAAAATTGTCTTAATGAGCTTACACAGCTGTTGGGAGTAAAGGCAATTGAAagttttgataaatatctaggATTACCTACTATTATTGgcaaatccaaaactcaaattttTAACTTTGTTAAAGAAAGAGTTTGGAAAAAATTGAAaggttggaaagaaaaatcacTTTCCCGTGCTGGGAGGGAAGTACTTATTAAATCTGTTGCTCAAGCTATTCCGTCTTATGTTATGTCATGTTTTATTTTACCTGATGGTATTTGTGCAGATATTGACCGGATGATTGCCCGTTTCTTTTGGGGCGGAGATGTGTCTCGGAGGGGACTTCATTGGACAAAATGGGGTAACTTGTGCAAGAGCAAGTGTGAAGGAGGGCTTGGTTTTAGGGACTTCAAAGCTTTTAATGAAGCTCTTGTGGCTAAAAATTGGTGGAGAATTTACATGTACCCGGATTCTTTGTTGGGTAGAGTTTTTAAAGCGGTTTATTTTCCTTCTGTGACTATCTTGGAGGCTAGAAAGGGATATAGGCCAAGCTATGCGTGGTCTAGTATCCTGAAAGCGGGGGGGAAAATAGAGGGTGGCTTGAGGTGGAGAGTGGGGGATGGTACAAAAATAAATTTGTTGCTAGATAAATGGCTCCCAGATGGTTCCCCTTTGGTTTATAGACAGGAAACTGTGGAAGACCTTAGGCTGGAGAAAGTGGCGGATTTGATAGATAATGGGCGCTGGAAGGTTGAGTTGATCCAAGAGGCTTTTAGTCCTCTCACTGCCCAGAAAATTTTGGCAATTCCACTTGCAAACCAAGGTAATGTGGATTCTATATATTGGTTTGATTCCACTAATGGCATTTATGTGTGTAAGTCAGGATACAATTTCATCAGGTCCTTGGTGGCTAGAGAGGAGGCTTCAACATCCTCGGGTCCTCTACTCCAGGCGAAGCTTTGGCGCAGGTTCTGGGCTAGCCCAGCCTTGCCACGGTGCAAGGAAGTAGCTTGGAGGGCTGTACAAAATTTTCTTCCAATGAGAGGAGAACTTGTGAAGAGGGGGATGCAGCTTGATCCATGCTGTCCTTTTTACGAGACCGAAGTCGAGACATGTGGTCACTTGTTCTTGAAATGCCCTGCGGTAGAGAGGGTGTGGTTTGCGTCAGATTTGGCGATTAGAACTGAAAGTTTCAGCTCGGTTCATGCTTTGATGGTGGCGGTTTTAGAGGAGGATGATGTAGATTTTATAGCAGCAGTACAACAGCTTATGTATGTGATTTGGGAGGCTCGGAACTCCATGGTGTTCAATGGGAGGAAACTGGATGTGGGAGATGTGCTGCGGAGGTCATCCATGTTGAAGCCTTGGGATGATGGTATTCATATTCCTCAATCACTGACAGCTTCACGCCCTGCAAATTGGAAGAGGCCAGAGGAAGGAATTgtcaaaataaattttgatgCTTCAGTTAAGAACGAGATTGGTGGTCTAGGAATGGTGGCTCGGGATTCTCATGGTGCGATTCTAGGAGCTGCAGCTTTATATCCGGTTAGTGTGATCTCCCCTTTGCTTGGCGAGGCTTGCGGTTTCCGATGGGCACTGAAGTTGGCGACGGAGTTTGGTTTCCGATCAGTTTGCTTTGAAACTGACTGCTTACAGCTATTTGAATGGTGGAAGAAGGGCTCTATTGGTTTGTCTTATTTAGATACTATTGTTCGCGAATGTCATCTTTTTACTTCTGCTTTTAGTTATTTTCGGTTTACCTTTGTGAGACGTTCAGGTAATTTAGTTGCCGATTTTCTGGCTAGGAATGCATCTAATTTCCCCAACTCCGTTTGGGTGGAAGAGGTACCTCATGATGTAGATCACTTGGTGATCAACGATGCTTTGGCTTCATCGCCtgatttgatttaa